The following are encoded together in the Sphaerodactylus townsendi isolate TG3544 linkage group LG12, MPM_Stown_v2.3, whole genome shotgun sequence genome:
- the LOC125441616 gene encoding uncharacterized protein LOC125441616: MMTLRCRFESPFVGEEAKKELMMMRQGTMPFVEFVENFHTVSSKIPDWNDPVKVFAFKQALHPELLRWSLQQDSPQTLMEWIMLAGMSDARMHEAKSHTGNLAPHKPGPQKKPPLRQKLSKSENACRRCLGLSLYFGEPGHMAAGCHAKQPQKAPVPRGAPAAKGYDGYLFQKKVQHILRFPLTWIITRPMTIVRATRRLWTPLRIFQKGLLKKAPLLDSWHPESTSTPPTLINGEQHYEISAIHDSRIYCNCLQYLVSWEGWLPGHNEWVDAIHIRAPKLIWDFHHSCTSWGRALEEAGCQDA; this comes from the exons ATGATGACCCTGCGATGTCGGTTTGAAAGCCCGTTCGTTGGGGAAGAGGCAAAAAAGGAACTGATGATGATGCGCCAAGGGACTATGCCTTTTGTGGAATTTGTGGAAAATTTCCATACAGTGTCTAGTAAAATCCCTGACTGGAATGACCCAGTTAAAGTGTTTGCATTTAAACAAGCTTTGCATCCTGAGTTGCTGCGGTGGTCACTTCAACAAGATAGTCCCCAGACCTTAATGGAGTGGATCATGCTGGCTGGCATGTCTGATGCACGGATGCATGAAGCGAAATCCCATACGGGCAACTTAGCCCCTCATAAACCTGGGCCTCAGAAGAAACCTCCCCTCCGTCAAAAACTGTCCAAATCTGAAAATGCATGTCGCAGGTGCCTGGGATTGTCTCTTTACTTCGGAGAACCCGGCCACATGGCGGCTGGCTGCCATGCGAAACAACCACAGAAAGCCCCTGTCCCAAGAGGCGCGCCAGCTGCCAAAGGTTATGATGGCTACCTTTTCCAAAAAAAGGTACAGCACATCTTGCGCTTCCCACTGACTTGGATTATAACTCGTCCGATGACAATAGTAAGGGCTACGCGAAGACTTTGGACACCACTTAGGATATTTCAGAAAGG tttgcTCAAGAAAGCACCGCTACTGGATTCGTGGCATCCAGAGTCTACTTCAACTCCACCAACTCTGATTAATGGAGAGCAGCATTATGAAATTTCTGCTATACATGACTCTCGCATTTATTGTAactgcttgcaatatttggtttcctgggaagGCTGGTTACCTGGACATAATGAATGGGTGGACGCTATTCACATCAGAGCTCCCAAGCTCATTTGGGACTTCCATCATTCCTGTACAAGCTGGGGGAGGGCCCTAGAAGAAGCAGGATGTCAGGATGCCTAA